In Woeseia oceani, one DNA window encodes the following:
- a CDS encoding SRPBCC family protein: MSNICLTYGTKTSAQQIRAALTTLDGLSHWWTSDTAGDPSEGGTLTFTFGSNGGFDMRVIKSNARQVHWECVKGPDEWVGTSIEFDIDERAAHSQLLFRHRGWKAENGFFHHCSMKWATFLLSMRDYVESGVGRPYPDDLKIEAVGM; this comes from the coding sequence GTGTCCAATATCTGTTTGACCTACGGCACCAAGACATCCGCGCAGCAGATTCGTGCGGCGCTAACTACGCTGGATGGACTTTCTCACTGGTGGACCAGTGATACGGCCGGTGATCCATCGGAGGGCGGAACGCTGACTTTTACATTCGGTAGCAATGGTGGTTTTGACATGCGCGTGATCAAGAGCAACGCCCGGCAAGTGCATTGGGAATGCGTAAAGGGTCCCGATGAATGGGTCGGTACCTCTATTGAGTTTGATATCGATGAGCGCGCTGCACATAGCCAGCTGTTATTCCGGCATCGGGGCTGGAAAGCGGAAAATGGCTTTTTCCACCATTGCTCGATGAAGTGGGCAACGTTCCTGCTGAGTATGCGCGACTACGTGGAGAGCGGCGTCGGCCGGCCCTATCCTGATGATCTGAAAATAGAAGCTGTCGGTATGTAG
- a CDS encoding ArsR/SmtB family transcription factor, whose translation METEDRLDAVFFALADSRRRLLLAELAAGPKSVSELAATADMKISAASKHIAALEAGHLLYKTRHGRKLYCHLNFDVWQEVASYVAMHAKFWAGRIDELEAYLKETNKP comes from the coding sequence ATGGAAACTGAAGATCGACTCGATGCTGTCTTCTTCGCACTCGCGGACAGTCGCCGGCGCTTGTTGCTCGCGGAACTCGCCGCGGGACCCAAATCAGTGTCGGAACTTGCGGCTACGGCTGACATGAAGATAAGCGCGGCGTCAAAACACATCGCTGCGCTGGAAGCGGGGCATCTTCTGTACAAGACCCGGCATGGTCGCAAACTGTACTGTCACCTTAACTTTGATGTCTGGCAGGAAGTTGCAAGTTACGTCGCCATGCACGCGAAATTCTGGGCAGGCCGAATTGACGAGCTCGAAGCCTATCTTAAGGAGACCAACAAGCCATGA
- a CDS encoding SRPBCC family protein: MTDPLVIKRVLPCAKRQLFDAWSKPSVMTRWFCAAQQPVAPSTVNNSFTVGGEYEVIMHTPGGDRRHHGVYRAIQRYNHIAFTWNSHIVQDSFVELDFRELSVNRTELTLTHTQFPNDDVRNAHIKGWGGCLANLELFMQTEVALPGNP; encoded by the coding sequence ATGACCGACCCCTTGGTGATAAAACGCGTACTGCCGTGTGCCAAGCGGCAACTCTTCGACGCGTGGTCGAAACCGTCTGTCATGACTCGCTGGTTTTGCGCGGCACAACAGCCTGTTGCGCCGAGCACGGTCAATAATAGTTTCACTGTCGGCGGAGAATACGAAGTCATAATGCACACGCCTGGCGGAGATCGCCGACACCATGGCGTTTATCGTGCCATACAGCGATACAACCACATTGCCTTCACATGGAACTCGCACATCGTGCAGGACAGCTTTGTGGAGCTCGACTTTCGCGAACTGTCAGTCAATCGTACAGAACTCACATTGACCCACACACAATTCCCGAATGACGATGTTCGCAACGCTCACATAAAAGGCTGGGGCGGCTGTCTGGCCAACCTTGAGCTATTCATGCAGACAGAGGTGGCGTTACCCGGGAACCCTTGA
- a CDS encoding S8 family serine peptidase, translating to MAMEVTGFLAVCWVVGTGKSQREKILKDHGLELAKLPDSKRPAMQVNQTDMLSWVAARGGKDVGKDVAEKLQGHAAVEWVSRCFSKEQAKADETAYFTVNPQRLYVREAALTGSVSASTLSSALTKDETRSSHLRGLVAMRVGEGDVIEVAQAVNRQLARNGAEDQVRFETIPFISPTCHANRCAPPTSEYVPNDSMFGIQWGVRRAEIPRAWQIVRGGDDVTIAVIDEGVQLDHPDLLLHPQSWNATTDTADGSPTGNHGTACAGIAAGRMDNGEGVAGVAGGCRTMAIATGTWADVDIAEGLYFAADHGAKVVSMSFGVYESWGMWDFDLIRDALQNAHEKGLVLIAASGNENGNVARFPGSDSRTLCVGGSNRSDERKRVGDASSENWWGASFGPDVDVCAPCLEMPTTDRLGGLGYDAGDYYDRFNGTSSATPLVAGIAALIVRLRPGISNVEVRSIIERTCDKISPALYAYANTNGKPSGTWNEEVGYGRVNAERALLEACSSEMAAGCGCEGCDGCGECCVGSTDKNCVGPKPVPWQAYDRCQFFYEAREFAIPINNDRGGINVRVTYQHCLKLIGRQQGPLLYTTSLLPGEEVRLYEFDRYRRVRSATQRVSVHSSFRQTLSSLSQTRRSLSASAYTSVLNQVRTAADATVSVGGGLAGFLGAPKGSGSTEFESETTIASGASVHIAAEQFTQLAITASQAVEAERSLVISSFEEEEHRATTSRTLRNHNHCHAVTYFVRRVNELYEVSTRVESVEWQLAKGGAWMSFDDLGELTDQARKILEEVAKLLPRKGDVTQDARMITLPTDGTLYEAELAHCSSCEPAVEAMQKVKLEKERLQARRACLEADLLELELERRRSLLGSGREEALRLTDWSLSGAPVPTMMGHETGGD from the coding sequence ATGGCTATGGAAGTCACCGGGTTTCTCGCCGTGTGCTGGGTCGTCGGTACGGGAAAATCGCAGCGCGAGAAAATACTGAAAGATCATGGTCTGGAACTGGCGAAGTTGCCCGACAGTAAGCGGCCCGCAATGCAGGTCAACCAGACCGACATGCTGTCATGGGTTGCGGCCCGAGGCGGTAAAGACGTTGGTAAAGACGTCGCTGAGAAGTTGCAAGGTCACGCGGCGGTAGAGTGGGTATCGCGCTGCTTTAGCAAAGAGCAGGCGAAGGCGGACGAGACAGCCTACTTTACGGTTAACCCGCAGCGCTTGTACGTCCGCGAAGCGGCGCTAACCGGTTCCGTCAGTGCGAGTACTCTGAGTTCGGCTTTGACGAAAGACGAAACCCGTTCATCGCACTTGCGCGGATTGGTTGCCATGCGTGTTGGCGAGGGCGACGTCATAGAGGTCGCACAGGCAGTTAATCGACAACTCGCTCGCAACGGCGCGGAAGATCAGGTTCGGTTTGAGACCATCCCATTCATTTCACCTACCTGTCACGCGAATCGCTGTGCGCCGCCAACCTCGGAGTATGTGCCGAACGATTCGATGTTTGGTATTCAGTGGGGCGTTCGACGAGCGGAGATTCCGCGCGCCTGGCAGATCGTGCGCGGCGGCGATGATGTCACCATCGCGGTAATTGACGAAGGCGTGCAGCTTGATCATCCCGATCTGCTGCTGCACCCGCAGTCATGGAACGCGACTACGGATACGGCTGACGGCAGTCCGACTGGCAATCACGGTACGGCCTGTGCGGGCATAGCCGCCGGGCGCATGGACAACGGCGAAGGTGTTGCTGGTGTTGCTGGCGGTTGTCGAACGATGGCCATCGCTACCGGAACCTGGGCCGACGTTGACATTGCCGAAGGCCTGTATTTCGCGGCCGATCATGGCGCAAAAGTGGTCAGCATGAGCTTTGGTGTCTACGAGTCCTGGGGGATGTGGGATTTCGATCTGATTCGCGATGCGTTGCAGAACGCACACGAGAAGGGTCTGGTACTGATCGCAGCATCAGGAAACGAGAACGGCAATGTTGCCCGATTCCCGGGTAGCGACAGTCGTACTTTGTGCGTGGGCGGGTCGAATCGCAGTGATGAACGCAAGCGGGTTGGTGACGCCTCCAGCGAGAACTGGTGGGGCGCGAGCTTTGGTCCTGATGTCGACGTGTGTGCGCCGTGTCTTGAGATGCCAACGACTGATCGGCTGGGTGGTCTCGGTTACGATGCCGGCGACTATTACGATCGCTTCAACGGCACATCCTCAGCAACGCCTCTGGTTGCAGGTATCGCGGCGTTGATCGTGCGCTTGCGGCCGGGCATCAGCAACGTCGAGGTGCGTTCAATCATTGAGCGTACTTGCGACAAAATATCACCGGCGTTGTACGCCTACGCCAACACCAACGGCAAACCCAGCGGTACCTGGAACGAGGAGGTTGGCTACGGTCGTGTCAACGCCGAACGCGCGCTGCTCGAAGCCTGTAGCTCCGAGATGGCGGCAGGGTGTGGCTGCGAAGGTTGTGATGGCTGCGGCGAATGCTGTGTGGGTTCGACGGACAAGAATTGTGTCGGTCCCAAGCCCGTGCCTTGGCAGGCCTACGATCGCTGCCAGTTTTTTTACGAGGCCAGGGAGTTCGCGATCCCCATCAATAATGACCGTGGCGGCATAAATGTTCGGGTCACGTACCAGCATTGCCTCAAGCTGATCGGTCGCCAGCAAGGGCCGTTGTTGTACACGACAAGTTTGCTGCCCGGCGAGGAAGTGCGCCTGTACGAGTTTGACCGTTATCGTCGCGTGCGTTCGGCAACGCAACGTGTCTCAGTGCACAGCTCATTCCGGCAAACACTGAGTTCGCTGTCGCAGACTCGCCGTTCACTGTCAGCCTCAGCCTACACCAGCGTGTTGAATCAGGTGCGAACGGCGGCTGATGCGACGGTCTCGGTCGGTGGCGGACTTGCGGGCTTTCTCGGCGCGCCTAAAGGCTCGGGCAGTACCGAGTTTGAATCGGAAACAACAATCGCGAGCGGCGCATCCGTGCATATTGCAGCTGAGCAGTTCACGCAACTTGCGATTACTGCATCCCAGGCGGTCGAGGCGGAACGCTCGCTGGTTATCAGCAGTTTCGAAGAAGAAGAGCATCGTGCAACCACGTCCCGTACTCTGCGAAATCACAACCATTGCCATGCAGTGACCTACTTCGTGCGCCGCGTCAACGAGTTGTACGAAGTTTCGACGCGCGTTGAATCTGTTGAGTGGCAGCTGGCAAAGGGCGGAGCGTGGATGTCGTTCGATGACCTCGGCGAGCTGACGGATCAGGCGCGCAAGATCCTTGAGGAAGTAGCGAAGTTGCTGCCACGCAAGGGAGACGTAACTCAGGATGCCCGCATGATCACGTTGCCTACCGACGGGACGTTGTACGAGGCGGAGCTGGCACATTGTTCGTCTTGCGAGCCAGCGGTCGAGGCCATGCAGAAAGTGAAACTGGAGAAAGAGCGTCTGCAAGCACGGCGAGCCTGTCTCGAAGCGGACTTACTGGAGCTTGAGCTTGAGCGGCGACGTTCTCTGCTGGGCAGCGGCCGCGAAGAAGCGCTAAGGCTGACGGATTGGAGTCTCAGCGGCGCCCCTGTGCCAACGATGATGGGGCATGAAACGGGTGGCGACTGA
- a CDS encoding Fic family protein, with protein sequence MIRQLHLGFYEEAPDELLRVKGKTVEFLMQPGEWRTSPEHDVVVGRHVPPSSNVVAAFMQRFEQRYSFAHLGKGARILAIPAAHHRFNYVHPFPDGNGRVSRLMSHAMAHKAGIAAHGLWSVSRGLARGLESRGEYKQMMDLADTPCKGDLDGRGNLSQGALEEFTLWFLRICIDQVQFMTDMFDLTSLSDRYQRFVIRHESLKPESAKLLLEALMRGEFERGEAPRITGLPERTARRVLNDVVEQGLLASRTPKGPVSLRFPADVLDEIFPKLYPLS encoded by the coding sequence ATGATTAGGCAATTGCATCTGGGCTTTTATGAAGAGGCTCCCGACGAGCTTTTGCGCGTGAAAGGCAAAACGGTTGAATTCCTGATGCAGCCTGGCGAGTGGCGGACGAGCCCTGAACACGATGTCGTGGTCGGGCGGCATGTGCCGCCTTCCAGTAATGTCGTTGCAGCTTTCATGCAGCGCTTCGAGCAACGCTACAGTTTCGCCCATCTCGGCAAAGGCGCGCGCATTCTCGCCATACCGGCCGCACATCATCGGTTCAACTACGTGCATCCGTTTCCGGATGGCAATGGTCGCGTCAGTCGATTGATGAGTCATGCCATGGCGCACAAGGCGGGTATTGCCGCCCACGGGCTCTGGTCGGTATCTCGTGGGTTGGCTCGCGGCCTGGAGAGTCGCGGCGAATACAAACAGATGATGGACCTCGCCGACACGCCGTGTAAGGGTGATCTCGATGGCCGCGGCAATCTGTCACAAGGCGCGCTCGAAGAATTCACCTTGTGGTTCCTGCGGATCTGTATCGATCAGGTTCAGTTCATGACTGATATGTTTGATCTCACTTCACTGAGTGACCGTTATCAACGCTTTGTAATACGGCACGAATCCCTCAAACCCGAGTCGGCGAAGCTCCTGCTCGAGGCTTTGATGCGCGGAGAGTTCGAGCGTGGCGAGGCCCCGCGTATTACCGGCCTGCCGGAACGCACGGCGCGGCGTGTTCTAAACGACGTTGTTGAGCAGGGACTGCTCGCTTCCCGCACGCCGAAAGGTCCGGTGTCACTGCGGTTTCCGGCTGACGTGCTCGACGAGATATTTCCGAAGCTGTACCCGTTGAGCTAG
- a CDS encoding HNH endonuclease signature motif containing protein, giving the protein MPAASQCAHIQRSDKYTRSDTLAARITELYAYITAANHRFLELVAEFDEQGYWQLGGVHSCAHWLNWQCGIGMNAAREKVRVARALKGLPKISKAFARGEISYSKVRAITRAATAETEDYLLMFARHGTAHHVEKLVRGYGRVNRLREVAKNQTPQDLREMTTRWDDDGCLVITARLPAEQGALLLKAMDLALDRQFEAAREIKDAASETNYVTAETPVREKESIATRRADALAEIAEAYLENESPQGSTADRYQVVVHVTADDVPSGQTSSAKHLDLPRLDDGPRVTAETSRRIGCDCSIVPIFKDSQGEPLTVGRKTRAIPPSIQRALRVRDGGCRFPGCTHSRHTDGHHIKHWADGGETSLKNLVTLCRHHHRLVHEGGFGCEVNRYGAVVFKSPRGNVIPAAFEMKAPAAVQEPKAWLAQELDCGHVDAKTCVTKWAGERCDWGLAVAHLFVNHPPITYAKSAPVCD; this is encoded by the coding sequence ATGCCTGCAGCCAGCCAATGCGCGCACATCCAGCGCAGCGATAAGTACACCCGGAGCGACACCCTGGCCGCCCGGATCACCGAGCTGTACGCCTACATCACCGCCGCCAACCACCGCTTCCTCGAACTCGTGGCAGAGTTTGACGAGCAGGGCTATTGGCAACTCGGCGGCGTACATTCCTGCGCGCACTGGCTGAACTGGCAATGCGGCATCGGCATGAACGCGGCTCGCGAGAAGGTGCGGGTGGCGCGAGCGTTGAAGGGTCTGCCAAAAATCAGCAAGGCGTTCGCGCGCGGTGAGATTTCCTATTCGAAAGTGCGGGCCATCACTCGCGCCGCGACGGCGGAGACGGAAGACTACCTGCTGATGTTTGCCCGCCACGGCACGGCACATCACGTTGAGAAATTGGTACGCGGATACGGACGAGTGAATCGTCTAAGAGAGGTGGCGAAGAACCAGACACCGCAAGATCTGCGTGAAATGACGACCCGCTGGGACGACGACGGCTGCCTCGTGATTACGGCGAGACTGCCGGCCGAGCAGGGTGCGCTGTTACTGAAGGCAATGGATCTGGCACTCGACCGGCAGTTCGAGGCCGCAAGGGAAATCAAAGACGCTGCCAGTGAAACGAACTACGTTACCGCGGAAACGCCGGTTAGAGAAAAAGAGAGTATCGCCACCCGCCGCGCCGACGCACTGGCCGAAATAGCGGAGGCGTATCTCGAGAACGAATCGCCGCAAGGCTCAACCGCCGACCGTTACCAGGTGGTCGTGCACGTTACCGCGGACGACGTGCCCTCGGGGCAAACGTCATCCGCCAAGCACCTCGACTTGCCGCGACTGGACGACGGCCCCCGCGTTACCGCGGAAACATCCCGCCGCATCGGTTGCGATTGCTCCATCGTGCCCATCTTCAAAGACAGTCAGGGCGAACCGCTCACCGTCGGCCGCAAGACCCGCGCCATTCCACCTTCGATACAGCGAGCCTTGCGGGTAAGAGACGGCGGCTGCCGCTTCCCCGGTTGCACCCACAGCCGCCACACCGATGGCCATCACATCAAACACTGGGCCGACGGTGGCGAAACCAGCCTCAAAAACCTGGTGACGCTGTGCCGCCATCATCACCGGCTGGTGCACGAGGGCGGCTTCGGTTGCGAGGTTAACCGCTACGGCGCGGTGGTGTTCAAATCCCCCCGCGGTAACGTCATCCCGGCCGCGTTCGAGATGAAAGCACCGGCCGCCGTACAGGAACCGAAGGCGTGGTTAGCGCAGGAGCTGGACTGCGGGCACGTGGATGCGAAGACGTGCGTAACGAAGTGGGCAGGGGAGCGTTGTGACTGGGGGTTGGCGGTGGCGCATTTGTTTGTGAATCATCCGCCCATCACCTACGCGAAGAGTGCTCCGGTGTGCGATTGA
- the yghU gene encoding glutathione-dependent disulfide-bond oxidoreductase: MSNNGSYTPPKVWQWDQASGGRFASINRPIAGATHDKELPVGKHPLQLYSQATPNGVKVTVMLEELLALGKKEAEYDAWYIDIGEGDQFSSGFVAVNPNSKIPAMMDHSTSPPTRVFESGAILLYLAEKFDAFLPKDRVERTECLSWLFWQMGSAPFLGGGFGHFYAYAPEKYEYPINRYAMEVKRQLDVLDRNLAERRYLSGDEYTIADIANHAWYGSLVNGSQYDAQEFLDVKTYANVLRWAQEIQQRPAVRRGQRVNKTTGPKDKQLRERHAASDLD; this comes from the coding sequence ATGAGCAATAACGGAAGCTACACGCCTCCCAAAGTCTGGCAATGGGATCAGGCGAGCGGCGGCAGGTTCGCCAGCATCAATCGGCCGATAGCTGGTGCCACGCATGACAAAGAGCTTCCGGTCGGCAAGCACCCGTTGCAGCTGTACTCGCAGGCGACGCCAAATGGCGTGAAAGTGACCGTGATGCTCGAAGAACTGCTTGCGCTCGGGAAAAAAGAAGCGGAGTACGACGCTTGGTACATCGATATTGGCGAAGGCGACCAGTTCAGCAGTGGCTTCGTTGCCGTGAATCCCAATTCGAAAATTCCGGCAATGATGGATCACAGCACGTCGCCACCGACTCGGGTGTTCGAGTCCGGCGCCATCCTTTTGTATCTCGCCGAAAAATTCGATGCGTTTTTGCCCAAGGATCGGGTTGAGCGTACCGAGTGCCTGTCATGGTTGTTCTGGCAGATGGGCAGTGCACCGTTTCTCGGCGGCGGCTTCGGGCATTTCTACGCTTACGCGCCGGAAAAGTACGAATACCCGATCAACCGCTACGCAATGGAGGTCAAGCGCCAGCTTGACGTGCTGGATCGCAATCTTGCCGAACGCCGCTACCTGAGTGGCGATGAGTACACGATAGCGGACATTGCCAACCACGCCTGGTACGGCAGCCTGGTCAACGGCAGCCAGTATGACGCACAGGAATTCCTGGACGTAAAGACCTACGCCAATGTCTTGCGCTGGGCGCAAGAGATACAACAGCGCCCGGCGGTCCGCCGCGGCCAGCGTGTGAACAAGACCACTGGTCCGAAAGACAAGCAGTTGCGTGAGCGGCATGCCGCGAGTGACCTGGATTAG
- a CDS encoding SpoIIAA family protein → MLTRIVELPDNVVGFQASGTVTARDYQTVLVPELEATLQRHNKVRLLYCLGSDFDGFSGAAAWEDAKVGLKHLARFERVAVVTNVDWIRNSVKAFGFALPGEVRIFANAGLQDAKAWVSEIDAKGKLEFEFDKKRGVLILQPRGELDAVDFQRVANEIDPYVELMGKLRGVMIVAKHFPGWEDLSALAAHFRFVRDHRRKVKRLAIVSDDKLMSALPFLAKHFLVEEARHFPMKKKTEALTWLGQD, encoded by the coding sequence ATGCTTACTCGCATAGTGGAACTGCCGGATAACGTGGTCGGATTTCAGGCCAGCGGGACAGTTACGGCCAGGGATTATCAAACCGTCCTCGTGCCCGAGCTCGAAGCCACGCTGCAGCGGCACAACAAGGTTCGGCTGCTGTACTGTCTGGGCAGCGATTTCGATGGATTCAGCGGTGCGGCCGCCTGGGAAGATGCCAAGGTCGGCCTGAAGCATCTGGCACGGTTCGAGCGAGTCGCTGTTGTGACCAACGTCGACTGGATACGGAATTCGGTCAAGGCGTTCGGCTTCGCTCTGCCCGGCGAAGTCAGAATCTTCGCCAATGCCGGTTTGCAAGACGCCAAAGCATGGGTATCCGAGATCGACGCCAAGGGCAAACTTGAGTTCGAGTTTGACAAGAAACGAGGCGTTTTAATCTTGCAGCCGCGCGGTGAGCTGGACGCTGTCGATTTCCAGCGCGTTGCCAATGAGATCGATCCTTACGTTGAATTGATGGGCAAACTAAGAGGCGTGATGATCGTCGCGAAACATTTTCCCGGCTGGGAAGACCTGAGCGCACTCGCCGCTCATTTCCGCTTCGTGAGAGACCATCGCCGCAAGGTCAAACGACTGGCAATTGTCTCCGACGACAAGCTGATGTCAGCGCTGCCGTTTCTCGCCAAGCACTTCCTCG